One segment of Gammaproteobacteria bacterium DNA contains the following:
- a CDS encoding (2Fe-2S) ferredoxin domain-containing protein translates to MSDSYYKYHVFFCTNQRDDGSQSCGDCNAGQLRDYAKKAVKAAGLNKPGGVRINTAGCLDRCSEGPAIVIYPQAVWYTYVDQEDIDEIIESHLKKGGIVERLKLPD, encoded by the coding sequence GATTCCTATTATAAGTACCATGTGTTTTTCTGTACCAATCAGCGCGATGATGGCAGTCAATCTTGTGGGGACTGTAACGCCGGTCAATTGAGAGACTATGCGAAAAAGGCGGTGAAAGCTGCGGGACTAAACAAGCCCGGGGGCGTGCGGATCAATACCGCTGGTTGTCTTGATCGATGTAGTGAAGGACCGGCGATCGTCATTTATCCACAGGCGGTCTGGTATACCTATGTGGATCAGGAAGATATCGATGAAATTATCGAATCTCATTTGAAGAAAGGGGGGATAGTGGAGCGGTTGAAATTACCTGACTAG
- the rplM gene encoding 50S ribosomal protein L13, producing MKTFSAKPETVTRDWYVVDATGKTLGRMASEIARRLRGKHKPEYTPHVDTGDYIVVINAEKVAVTGRKATDKIYYRHSGFPGGLKEASFEKLIDRAPERVIELAVKGMMPKNPLGRAMLRKLKVYAGSEHSHSAQQPQALEI from the coding sequence ATGAAAACGTTTAGTGCGAAGCCGGAAACTGTAACACGTGACTGGTATGTAGTTGATGCTACAGGTAAAACTTTAGGCCGTATGGCTTCCGAGATTGCTCGCCGTCTGCGTGGCAAGCACAAGCCTGAATATACGCCACACGTGGATACCGGTGACTATATCGTCGTGATCAACGCGGAAAAAGTCGCTGTGACCGGTAGGAAAGCGACAGACAAGATTTATTACCGCCATTCCGGTTTTCCGGGTGGTTTGAAGGAAGCCAGCTTTGAGAAGCTGATCGATCGTGCGCCTGAGCGCGTTATCGAACTGGCCGTCAAAGGCATGATGCCTAAGAATCCTCTTGGACGTGCTATGTTGCGCAAGTTAAAGGTTTATGCCGGTTCTGAACACAGTCACAGTGCTCAGCAACCTCAGGCTCTGGAAATTTAA